A stretch of Desulfotalea psychrophila LSv54 DNA encodes these proteins:
- a CDS encoding MFS transporter encodes MSAYLQFIRHNMAGLGFGFLAVFFGNFGQSFFLAWFGSDIQQTLGLSAGDYGLAYSLATLGSALSLLWLGGLIDRVSVAKYVAGITIGLAASAIFMSQVSGVVGLVCGFYGLRLCGQGLLPHTGQTIMVKHFSKSRGKALGIAISGVPVGEVILPVFVVWLISQYGWQDSWLFIGCAIPLLFLPAALTLLSRMKAVPDEKSSEASATTRVLADEEEVVSVGRREMLADGRFWCLLPAILAPPYVITGIFIHQGALLEAKSWSASWFATCFIFYGITHWLGSLLAGGLVDRFSAKRLICFYLLPMLVGFTLLMLFSGRYIAPLFMICLGVSMGASGPIIGSLWAELYGTIYMGSIRSLITAIVVFSSSLSPVMFGFWLDGGGSMQGIIRLICLGFVLAILLASYGSFLSLKKSGNREK; translated from the coding sequence ATGTCTGCTTATTTACAATTCATCCGTCATAATATGGCGGGTCTGGGCTTTGGTTTTCTGGCAGTCTTTTTTGGAAACTTCGGTCAGTCTTTTTTTCTTGCCTGGTTTGGTAGTGATATTCAGCAGACCCTTGGCCTCTCGGCGGGCGATTATGGTTTAGCCTACTCGCTGGCTACCCTCGGCAGTGCCCTGAGTCTCCTCTGGCTCGGTGGACTGATCGACCGGGTCAGTGTGGCAAAGTATGTTGCTGGCATTACCATCGGTCTTGCTGCGTCTGCCATTTTTATGAGTCAGGTGAGTGGGGTTGTTGGCCTGGTCTGTGGCTTTTATGGTCTACGGCTCTGTGGCCAAGGGCTTTTGCCCCATACCGGTCAGACCATTATGGTGAAGCATTTTAGTAAGAGTCGGGGTAAGGCCCTGGGTATTGCCATCAGCGGTGTGCCCGTGGGTGAGGTGATCTTGCCTGTTTTTGTGGTTTGGCTCATATCCCAATACGGTTGGCAGGATTCATGGCTCTTTATCGGCTGTGCAATCCCCCTTCTCTTTCTTCCCGCCGCTCTCACCCTCCTCTCCCGGATGAAGGCTGTACCGGATGAGAAAAGTAGTGAGGCATCTGCTACGACGCGAGTCCTGGCGGATGAGGAGGAGGTGGTCTCCGTGGGTCGCAGGGAGATGCTTGCCGATGGTCGATTTTGGTGTCTGCTCCCGGCAATTCTGGCCCCGCCCTATGTTATCACTGGGATTTTTATTCATCAGGGGGCCCTGCTTGAGGCTAAATCCTGGAGTGCCAGTTGGTTTGCCACCTGTTTTATCTTCTACGGCATTACCCATTGGCTTGGTTCTCTTCTGGCTGGTGGTCTGGTTGATAGATTCAGCGCTAAACGTCTGATCTGTTTCTATCTCCTGCCAATGTTGGTGGGATTCACCCTGCTCATGCTCTTTAGTGGCCGTTACATTGCCCCTCTCTTTATGATCTGTCTCGGTGTCTCCATGGGCGCCAGCGGGCCGATTATCGGTTCCCTCTGGGCGGAACTCTATGGCACCATCTATATGGGTTCGATTCGCTCACTTATTACTGCCATTGTCGTCTTTTCCAGTTCTCTTTCTCCTGTCATGTTTGGCTTTTGGCTTGATGGTGGTGGCAGTATGCAGGGTATTATTCGCCTGATCTGTCTGGGCTTTGTCCTTGCCATCCTCCTTGCCAGTTATGGCTCCTTCCTATCGCTAAAAAAGTCAGGGAACCGCGAAAAGTAG
- a CDS encoding nitroreductase family protein, giving the protein MQELLRKRRSTRLFQDRPVEAEKIDLLIEAALRSPSSMGRMPWHFIVVTEAETLTALAGVKSHGARFLGGAPLAIAVVADPDLCDVWIEDCSIASLILHLTATELGLGSCWAQIRSRMDEQSVDAEENVARILALPDGFRTLAIIGIGYGAEEKEGHPQDSLNYDRVHSQRYGAGQ; this is encoded by the coding sequence ATGCAAGAGCTACTCCGAAAACGAAGAAGCACCCGTCTCTTTCAAGATCGTCCCGTCGAGGCGGAGAAGATCGATCTCCTCATAGAGGCGGCCCTGCGCTCGCCCTCTTCCATGGGCCGGATGCCGTGGCACTTTATTGTGGTAACCGAAGCTGAGACCTTGACGGCGCTGGCCGGGGTGAAGTCGCATGGGGCCCGTTTTCTTGGCGGAGCTCCCCTGGCCATTGCCGTGGTTGCCGATCCCGATCTCTGTGATGTTTGGATAGAGGACTGCTCCATTGCCAGCCTTATTCTTCACCTTACTGCCACCGAGTTGGGCTTGGGCAGCTGTTGGGCCCAGATCCGTTCCCGCATGGATGAGCAGTCGGTGGATGCCGAGGAAAATGTTGCCAGGATTCTCGCCCTTCCAGATGGTTTCAGAACCCTTGCCATCATAGGCATAGGCTATGGCGCAGAGGAGAAGGAGGGACATCCTCAGGATTCGCTCAACTACGACAGGGTACACTCTCAGAGATATGGGGCAGGCCAGTAA
- a CDS encoding aminotransferase class IV family protein gives MFPLVETVQVVDGEALHLNYHQKRLDATFHSYYQAESPFTLAEIIHIPRKFSKGLHKLRFLYDQTNYRYEFSPYQARRIESLKIVEVETIHYPFKFTDRQAINELVSQKGQCDDILIVVDGLIGDTSIANIVFFDGKRWLTPDSPLLAGTCRARLLAEGIIVEAKIGLADLARFHSFSLLNALKGEADLLDPLPIKNILK, from the coding sequence ATGTTCCCACTTGTTGAGACAGTACAGGTTGTGGATGGTGAAGCGCTTCATCTTAACTATCATCAAAAGAGGCTAGACGCTACCTTCCACAGCTACTACCAGGCAGAGTCACCGTTTACGCTGGCAGAGATTATCCATATCCCCCGCAAGTTTTCCAAGGGCCTCCATAAGCTCCGCTTTCTCTATGACCAGACGAACTACCGCTACGAATTTTCCCCCTATCAGGCACGAAGGATAGAGAGCTTAAAGATCGTTGAGGTGGAGACAATTCACTATCCCTTCAAGTTCACCGACCGACAGGCCATAAATGAGCTGGTGAGCCAGAAAGGGCAGTGCGACGATATCCTGATAGTTGTGGATGGCCTCATCGGCGACACCTCCATTGCCAATATTGTCTTTTTTGACGGTAAGCGATGGCTTACCCCAGACAGTCCCCTGCTGGCGGGAACCTGCAGGGCACGACTGCTAGCCGAGGGTATCATTGTCGAAGCAAAAATAGGCCTGGCCGATCTGGCCAGATTCCACTCATTCTCCCTGCTCAATGCCCTGAAGGGAGAGGCGGATCTCCTCGATCCTCTACCCATAAAAAACATTTTAAAATAG
- a CDS encoding ATP-dependent helicase translates to MVELTAEQRRIIEHKGGHARVRAVAGSGKTTTMVERVAVLLARGVDPSHIMILMFNRSARDAFAASLKKRLRKTGYRGPEVRTFHALGLRLVESFVRRGALPAHRLVTEEGLRENLARRVGQSLVGQGEAWSLRDDLEDFLTFIDLVKAKLASPAQVAREIGLPEKFASFIEGYSLFEDLRLKEKIRFYSELINEPVLAMEEDAELRAWVENRVEHIIVDEYQDISNCQQGLLKMVAGSRAQVMVVGDADQCIYEWRGAKPEYISTLFAEDFPAPRDYTLSFSFRYGHQLSLAANHLIAHNIDKSRTLCRSHPLNVNTQIFTAELVAGERHPLVGIVRDWQDSGRSRAEIAVLVRLYGMSVPVELALLEAGIPYQLQGGRTVFRCPEILALIGYLRFCDGSIVEISGQERKALVQEMLVQPHLGLKKGQMEHLLVSITASPLAAPALILGLVNEAMPAYQRKRLARLSDCWQWLVAEPGEARADKVLKRLVARLDLYAFYRDFASRQVSGENRIQICRSLIAFAEERARGVADFLLEFDRLKKSDGAGADPLLITSIHRAKGCEWPLVILPGLEEGSFPFRRQQKESPSFTEVDDERRLFYVGMTRAIERLYLLHPRDFFLQEAMVAGRAGHSLADDPLASCFLYEANLGISRRVGEAIARNEDVGHIEAVDADMANAYLQLQAGDHGQVVTRQQVKKLPVAAVAQPVTGGHRRLSSAEVREGMEVVHDRFGRGQISAVIDRGQGKVRVAFEEEGEMILLLSYAKLYLRR, encoded by the coding sequence ATGGTGGAGTTGACCGCAGAGCAGAGGCGGATCATAGAGCATAAGGGCGGTCATGCCCGGGTTCGGGCCGTTGCCGGTTCGGGTAAGACCACTACCATGGTGGAACGGGTAGCAGTCCTGCTTGCCCGTGGGGTAGATCCCTCCCATATCATGATCCTGATGTTTAACCGATCGGCGCGTGATGCCTTTGCCGCCTCCCTGAAAAAACGTCTCCGGAAAACGGGGTATCGGGGCCCGGAGGTGCGAACCTTCCATGCCCTGGGGCTGCGTTTGGTGGAGAGCTTTGTACGTCGGGGCGCCCTGCCGGCCCATCGCCTTGTCACCGAGGAGGGGCTGCGGGAAAATCTGGCCCGCCGGGTTGGGCAGAGTCTGGTTGGTCAAGGGGAGGCTTGGAGTCTGCGGGACGATCTGGAGGATTTTCTTACCTTTATAGATCTGGTCAAGGCCAAGCTGGCCTCGCCTGCCCAAGTTGCCCGGGAGATAGGGCTACCGGAAAAATTTGCCAGCTTTATAGAGGGTTATAGTCTCTTTGAGGATCTTCGTCTCAAGGAGAAGATTCGTTTCTACAGTGAGCTTATCAATGAACCTGTTCTGGCCATGGAGGAGGATGCAGAGCTACGGGCCTGGGTTGAGAATCGGGTGGAGCATATTATTGTCGATGAGTATCAGGATATCAGCAATTGCCAGCAAGGCCTTCTAAAAATGGTTGCCGGTAGCCGGGCTCAGGTAATGGTGGTGGGTGATGCCGATCAGTGTATCTATGAGTGGCGCGGGGCTAAGCCGGAGTATATCAGTACCCTCTTTGCCGAGGACTTTCCTGCGCCCCGAGACTATACCCTCTCCTTCTCTTTTCGTTATGGTCATCAGCTGTCGCTTGCGGCAAATCATCTGATTGCCCATAATATTGATAAGAGCCGAACTCTCTGTCGTTCCCATCCACTGAACGTTAACACTCAGATCTTTACTGCTGAGCTGGTGGCGGGCGAGAGGCATCCGCTGGTGGGGATTGTTCGTGACTGGCAGGACTCAGGCCGATCCCGCGCAGAGATAGCCGTTCTGGTCCGGCTCTACGGCATGTCCGTTCCCGTTGAACTTGCCCTGTTGGAGGCGGGTATCCCCTATCAACTGCAGGGTGGACGTACTGTTTTTCGCTGCCCGGAAATTCTGGCCCTGATCGGTTATCTCCGCTTCTGTGATGGTAGTATAGTTGAAATTTCTGGTCAAGAGCGTAAGGCCCTTGTTCAGGAGATGTTGGTTCAGCCTCATTTGGGTCTGAAAAAGGGGCAGATGGAGCATCTGCTTGTCTCTATAACGGCCTCTCCTCTGGCCGCTCCTGCCCTTATTCTCGGCCTTGTTAACGAAGCCATGCCAGCTTATCAGCGCAAGAGACTGGCGCGTCTGTCCGACTGTTGGCAGTGGCTTGTGGCGGAGCCCGGGGAGGCACGGGCCGATAAGGTTCTGAAGAGGTTAGTGGCAAGGCTTGATCTCTACGCATTCTACCGTGATTTCGCCAGTCGTCAGGTCAGTGGAGAGAACCGGATCCAGATCTGCCGTTCTCTCATTGCCTTTGCCGAAGAACGGGCAAGGGGGGTAGCTGACTTTCTTCTTGAATTTGATCGGCTTAAAAAGAGTGATGGTGCCGGGGCAGATCCCCTCTTGATCACCTCAATTCATCGGGCCAAGGGCTGCGAGTGGCCCCTGGTGATTCTGCCGGGCCTTGAGGAGGGTAGCTTTCCCTTTCGCCGTCAGCAAAAGGAGTCGCCATCGTTTACGGAGGTGGATGATGAGCGCAGGCTCTTCTATGTGGGGATGACCCGGGCCATTGAGAGGCTCTATCTTCTGCACCCGAGGGATTTTTTTCTGCAGGAGGCCATGGTCGCTGGTCGTGCCGGTCATTCCCTGGCCGATGATCCTCTTGCAAGTTGCTTTTTATACGAGGCAAATTTAGGCATCAGTCGTCGGGTGGGGGAGGCCATCGCTCGTAATGAAGATGTGGGCCATATAGAGGCGGTGGATGCTGATATGGCAAATGCCTATCTGCAGTTACAGGCGGGGGATCATGGTCAGGTAGTTACCCGACAGCAGGTCAAAAAATTGCCTGTGGCGGCGGTTGCACAACCTGTCACTGGTGGCCATAGGCGCCTTAGTTCAGCTGAGGTCAGAGAGGGTATGGAGGTGGTTCACGATCGCTTTGGTCGTGGCCAAATATCTGCCGTGATCGACAGGGGACAGGGAAAGGTACGGGTCGCCTTTGAGGAGGAGGGGGAGATGATCCTGCTTCTCTCCTATGCTAAGCTCTATCTGCGCAGGTAG
- a CDS encoding ATP-binding protein, which produces MKRYFFSVISVCFLVVWAIPALASDLQLTPAEQSWLRAHPDIRLGVDPDYAPFESIEGGVYVGLAADYVSLVSKKLGLSLVPVPDLTWKEVMALAEQGELDLFPAVVQTPERNELWLFAKPHMAYSTVIFTRDDYWNVFGLADFAGKKVAVVRGYAILDFIRSAHPHLDIVLVDSVDMGLRQLEAGRVSAFVNDIATGVSAIQKMNLKNLKIAAYTDLKDKGLGFAVRKDWPELVAMIDKVLASITPEEHAAIHNRWIKVESFSPWQHWARWLFIGLAMVAVSLLAFTGWIYLLRKQVASRTTKLQASEAWTVAILDTASNPIITIDEDETVLSFNLGAERSFAYSAEEIIGQKVKILLPDLYEKYEDEFATSFFAKDDAHLIDMDREIDARRKNGTIFPIHLSVGEMIVSGKRMFVIILVDLSVQKQRNLELELARDAAEAAMEAKAIFLANMSHEIRTPMNAILGFLAIVLESSSLPADLRKHIVTAHGSAESLLVIINDVLDVSKFDSGRMELVFSVFHLPRTIGKALQTLYMPAQEKELNIHLNYDEDLPYCFLGDSVRLRQVIINLVANAIKFTEEGSITIEVKGTSGEDDLLLFTVVDTGIGIRPEQVARIFEPFTQADDSSTRNIGGTGLGLAICKEIVDLMGGRIWVESEKGKGSSFNFMVPLPRAECIKDCPKAGRPAETGDDCPKLAELSERAEPVSRKIFRILLAEDMKDNAELAQFRLEQQGHIVTHVWNGLEAVEAFQRDEFDLIFMDVQMPVLDGHSATRQIRKIERGAGGYIPIFALTASVMREDREKCIAAGMDVIIGKPIDFQFLFAKMEEIVSEGVGVVQRGWIDFSPVMAVAAVEQGLLTWANSVVYAGTLIDFSEAHLGDASTLQQLFQQNDIRGMQCLIHTLKGVAENLALSDLVKIISDVDSSLLMDDRERTTLLLLDLKEALKNVVVATGQLALAGEGAVQPVKKEDLKKIGDLLAELLVQLEEDNPAVVEPLVAELSQYLSQNDLLLLQKNIDDFEFVRAKLQVRKLADMLAIKLEV; this is translated from the coding sequence ATGAAGAGATATTTTTTTTCTGTAATTTCTGTGTGCTTCTTGGTGGTATGGGCGATCCCTGCTCTTGCCTCGGATCTTCAGCTAACGCCCGCGGAGCAGTCATGGCTCAGGGCGCATCCGGATATTCGATTGGGTGTTGATCCGGATTATGCCCCCTTTGAGAGCATTGAAGGGGGAGTTTATGTTGGTCTTGCTGCAGATTATGTCAGCCTCGTCTCTAAAAAGCTTGGTCTTTCCCTGGTGCCTGTGCCTGACCTTACCTGGAAAGAGGTTATGGCTCTGGCCGAGCAGGGTGAGCTTGATCTCTTTCCAGCCGTGGTGCAGACGCCTGAACGTAATGAGCTCTGGCTTTTTGCCAAACCACATATGGCCTATTCAACGGTGATTTTTACCCGTGATGACTACTGGAATGTTTTTGGTTTGGCTGATTTTGCAGGGAAAAAGGTTGCTGTCGTCCGAGGCTATGCAATTCTTGATTTTATTCGAAGTGCTCATCCTCATCTTGATATTGTTCTGGTCGATTCCGTTGATATGGGTTTGCGGCAGTTGGAAGCTGGAAGGGTTAGTGCATTTGTTAATGATATTGCTACAGGTGTCTCTGCCATTCAAAAAATGAATTTGAAAAATTTAAAAATTGCCGCCTATACCGATTTAAAGGATAAGGGGTTGGGCTTTGCCGTGCGTAAGGATTGGCCTGAATTGGTGGCGATGATAGATAAGGTCCTTGCCAGTATCACTCCCGAAGAGCATGCTGCCATCCATAATAGATGGATCAAGGTAGAGAGCTTTTCGCCATGGCAACACTGGGCCAGGTGGTTGTTTATTGGCCTGGCAATGGTGGCTGTTTCTCTTCTCGCATTCACTGGCTGGATCTATCTGCTTCGTAAACAGGTGGCGAGCCGTACGACCAAGTTACAGGCAAGTGAGGCTTGGACTGTGGCTATTCTTGATACGGCCTCAAATCCGATCATTACAATAGATGAGGATGAAACAGTTCTCTCTTTTAACCTTGGTGCAGAGCGGAGTTTTGCCTACAGTGCTGAGGAGATCATTGGCCAGAAGGTGAAAATTTTGCTCCCTGATCTCTATGAAAAATATGAGGACGAGTTTGCAACCAGTTTTTTCGCTAAGGATGACGCGCATCTCATTGATATGGATCGTGAAATTGATGCCAGGAGAAAGAATGGAACAATCTTCCCCATTCATCTCTCCGTGGGCGAGATGATTGTTAGCGGCAAAAGAATGTTTGTCATTATTCTGGTGGATCTTTCTGTGCAGAAACAGCGAAATCTAGAGCTTGAGTTAGCCCGTGATGCGGCAGAGGCCGCCATGGAGGCTAAGGCGATTTTTCTTGCCAATATGAGTCATGAGATTCGTACCCCGATGAATGCCATCCTTGGATTTCTTGCCATTGTTTTGGAAAGTTCCTCTTTGCCTGCGGATTTACGTAAGCATATAGTGACGGCGCATGGTTCCGCAGAAAGCCTTTTGGTAATCATTAATGATGTCCTTGATGTCAGTAAGTTTGATAGTGGGAGGATGGAGCTTGTTTTTTCTGTTTTTCATCTTCCCCGTACCATTGGCAAAGCCCTACAAACCCTTTATATGCCTGCTCAGGAAAAAGAACTTAATATTCACCTTAACTACGATGAAGATTTACCATACTGTTTTCTGGGTGATTCTGTCCGGTTGCGACAGGTGATTATTAATCTTGTTGCCAATGCGATTAAGTTTACTGAAGAGGGGAGTATTACCATAGAGGTTAAAGGTACCTCTGGGGAAGATGACCTCCTTCTCTTTACTGTAGTCGATACGGGTATTGGTATAAGGCCTGAACAGGTGGCACGGATTTTTGAGCCTTTTACCCAGGCCGATGACTCTTCTACACGTAATATTGGTGGTACAGGACTTGGCCTGGCTATCTGTAAAGAGATTGTTGACTTGATGGGTGGTCGCATCTGGGTGGAAAGTGAAAAGGGGAAAGGATCAAGTTTTAATTTTATGGTTCCTTTACCACGAGCTGAATGTATTAAAGACTGTCCCAAGGCGGGCAGACCTGCAGAGACAGGTGATGACTGTCCCAAGCTGGCTGAACTTTCAGAAAGAGCTGAGCCTGTCTCAAGAAAAATATTTCGCATACTGTTGGCCGAGGATATGAAAGATAACGCTGAGTTAGCTCAGTTTCGATTGGAGCAACAGGGACATATCGTTACCCATGTTTGGAATGGTTTAGAGGCGGTGGAGGCATTCCAGCGAGATGAATTCGATCTTATTTTTATGGACGTGCAGATGCCCGTGTTGGATGGGCACAGTGCCACCCGTCAAATCCGGAAAATCGAGAGGGGGGCTGGTGGCTATATTCCGATCTTTGCCTTGACTGCCAGTGTCATGAGGGAGGATCGGGAGAAGTGTATAGCTGCTGGTATGGATGTCATTATTGGCAAGCCGATAGACTTTCAATTTCTTTTTGCTAAAATGGAAGAGATTGTCTCCGAGGGGGTTGGCGTCGTGCAGAGGGGATGGATCGATTTTTCTCCGGTAATGGCCGTGGCGGCTGTGGAGCAGGGCCTGCTCACCTGGGCCAATTCTGTGGTCTATGCAGGGACATTGATTGATTTTTCCGAGGCTCATTTGGGTGACGCCAGCACTCTGCAGCAGCTGTTTCAGCAGAACGATATTAGAGGTATGCAGTGTCTTATCCACACCCTAAAAGGTGTTGCGGAAAATTTGGCCCTGTCTGATCTGGTTAAAATTATAAGTGACGTTGATTCTTCTCTGTTGATGGATGACAGGGAGCGAACCACTCTTCTCCTGTTGGATTTAAAAGAGGCGTTGAAAAATGTGGTGGTGGCAACGGGACAACTGGCTCTTGCCGGGGAGGGTGCTGTTCAACCAGTCAAGAAGGAAGACCTTAAAAAGATAGGTGATCTGTTGGCTGAGTTGCTCGTTCAGTTGGAAGAGGATAATCCTGCCGTTGTTGAACCGCTAGTGGCAGAACTTTCTCAGTATCTTTCTCAGAATGATCTCCTGCTTTTGCAAAAAAATATTGATGATTTCGAGTTTGTCCGTGCCAAATTACAGGTTAGAAAACTTGCCGATATGTTGGCCATTAAATTGGAGGTTTAG
- a CDS encoding GatB/YqeY domain-containing protein codes for MSMQEDFRAGLKVAMKARQKDKVGAIRILIGEFQRQPEKELSDDQVIAIIKKLIKSERELLAAAGEESSGFLVEMEAFLPRQATEEEVREWVGANIDFAAFANKMQAMKPIMNHFGSSVDGNMVKKVLLSL; via the coding sequence ATGAGTATGCAGGAAGATTTTAGGGCAGGTTTGAAGGTGGCAATGAAGGCACGGCAGAAGGACAAGGTGGGCGCGATTCGTATCCTCATCGGTGAATTCCAACGCCAGCCGGAGAAGGAGCTCAGCGATGATCAGGTCATTGCCATTATAAAAAAACTTATCAAGTCAGAGCGGGAGTTGCTTGCCGCCGCCGGTGAAGAGAGCTCCGGATTTCTCGTTGAGATGGAGGCCTTCCTGCCCCGTCAGGCCACCGAGGAAGAGGTGCGTGAGTGGGTCGGGGCAAACATAGATTTCGCAGCCTTTGCTAATAAGATGCAGGCTATGAAGCCGATCATGAATCACTTTGGTAGCAGTGTTGATGGTAATATGGTTAAGAAGGTGCTTCTGTCACTTTAG
- a CDS encoding aminodeoxychorismate synthase component I, with protein sequence MQEFIKQANSYGKAGTPFLFLLDFELQKPIILPLSKTAEQGVFYQVGTEKNFTPETTEKNLRLDIAPMNYQTYQERFKIVEENILAGNSYLLNLTFPTEIATNFSLKEIFNFAQAEYKLYFKDQFILFSPECFIKTAQNSIYSYPMKGTIDADIEGAEAIILADQKEEWEHNTIVDLIRNDLAMVARDISVNRFRFISTIKSIKKNLLQVSSEIEGNLGPDWQTGIGRIIATLLPAGSISGAPKQKTLEIIGQAEGQDRGYFTGVFGIFDGENINSAVNIRFIERGEGGLQFRSGGGITANSLPKNEYNEMVDKVYVPTC encoded by the coding sequence ATGCAAGAGTTTATCAAACAGGCTAATAGCTACGGCAAGGCCGGAACCCCCTTCCTCTTTCTGCTCGATTTCGAACTACAAAAGCCGATCATCCTCCCCCTTAGCAAGACCGCAGAGCAGGGGGTCTTTTACCAGGTAGGCACGGAAAAAAATTTCACGCCGGAGACAACAGAGAAAAATCTTCGCCTCGATATTGCCCCCATGAACTACCAGACCTACCAGGAACGATTTAAAATCGTTGAAGAAAATATCCTGGCCGGCAACAGCTATCTGCTCAACCTCACCTTCCCCACCGAAATTGCGACAAATTTTTCTCTGAAAGAGATTTTCAACTTCGCCCAGGCAGAGTACAAGCTCTACTTCAAAGACCAATTCATCCTCTTCTCCCCGGAATGTTTTATCAAAACGGCTCAAAACAGCATATACTCCTACCCCATGAAGGGCACCATTGATGCCGACATAGAGGGGGCCGAGGCAATAATCCTGGCCGACCAAAAAGAGGAGTGGGAGCATAACACCATTGTTGACCTGATCCGTAACGACCTGGCCATGGTAGCAAGAGATATATCGGTGAACAGATTCCGCTTTATCAGCACCATTAAGAGTATTAAGAAAAACCTCCTGCAGGTAAGCTCAGAGATAGAGGGAAATCTCGGCCCCGACTGGCAGACAGGTATTGGCAGAATCATTGCCACCCTCCTCCCCGCCGGTTCCATCAGCGGGGCCCCGAAACAGAAGACGTTGGAGATCATCGGCCAGGCAGAGGGGCAGGATCGCGGCTACTTCACCGGTGTCTTTGGTATCTTTGATGGAGAAAATATCAACAGCGCCGTCAATATTCGCTTCATCGAGAGAGGCGAGGGTGGACTACAATTTCGTAGCGGTGGCGGTATTACCGCCAACAGCCTCCCAAAAAACGAATACAATGAAATGGTGGATAAGGTCTATGTTCCCACTTGTTGA
- a CDS encoding anthranilate synthase component II, whose protein sequence is MAKRKIVLLDNNDSFTYNIVDYLRGMTEVQFRVINTHELDIEELDKYDGIIISPGPELPKDFPKLFEVLQRYHRTKPILGICLGHQAIAQFFGADLSQQLPVVHGQAVPMQVLRDDSLFSGLPREFRVGLYHSWLVDPKTIPARLVVTALSARGVIMAIRVTDLPIWGIQFHPESHITEHGLKILENFIKLT, encoded by the coding sequence ATGGCCAAGCGCAAAATAGTCCTACTCGATAACAACGACTCCTTTACCTATAATATCGTCGACTATCTGAGAGGCATGACGGAAGTTCAGTTCCGGGTTATCAACACCCATGAGTTGGATATCGAAGAACTGGACAAATACGACGGGATTATCATCTCACCCGGCCCGGAACTGCCCAAAGACTTCCCAAAACTCTTCGAAGTGCTGCAGCGCTACCACAGGACAAAGCCGATCTTAGGGATTTGTCTAGGTCACCAGGCCATCGCCCAGTTTTTCGGGGCCGATCTCAGCCAACAGCTGCCCGTGGTTCATGGTCAGGCCGTGCCCATGCAAGTCCTCAGAGACGACTCCCTCTTTTCCGGACTACCGAGAGAATTTCGCGTGGGGCTCTACCACTCCTGGCTGGTCGATCCAAAAACCATACCGGCAAGACTTGTCGTAACAGCCCTCTCCGCCCGAGGCGTAATCATGGCCATCAGGGTCACAGACCTACCCATCTGGGGCATTCAATTTCATCCGGAATCCCACATCACAGAGCATGGCCTTAAAATACTTGAAAACTTCATTAAGCTGACATAA
- a CDS encoding SIMPL domain-containing protein: MNTRPSPSFNFLGICLIIGLTSLGYLLANAAIEYKQFDRTVRVKGLSEREYQADTVIWPIEFSVTGNDLSKLYEAVEKNNKKIEDFLLQFAIKNEEISFSSPSIVDKYAQQYGGNKLPEFRYTAKQTVTVYSHNIKAVREIKSALGRLGKQGIVFTSANYQGQTEYIFNRLNEVKPEMIEEATKKAREVAEKFASDSESRLGKIKRASQGQFSIGARDRNNPHIKKIRVVSTVEYYLAD, encoded by the coding sequence ATGAACACAAGACCATCACCCTCTTTCAATTTTTTGGGCATCTGTCTGATAATAGGCCTTACCAGCCTTGGATACCTGCTGGCCAATGCGGCCATAGAGTATAAGCAGTTCGACCGAACCGTACGGGTCAAGGGCCTGTCCGAACGGGAATATCAGGCCGACACCGTGATCTGGCCCATCGAGTTTTCCGTCACCGGCAACGACCTGAGCAAACTCTACGAGGCGGTGGAAAAAAACAATAAAAAGATAGAGGACTTCCTCCTCCAATTTGCCATCAAAAACGAAGAGATCTCCTTCTCCAGCCCCTCCATTGTCGATAAATATGCCCAGCAGTATGGGGGCAATAAGTTGCCTGAATTTCGCTATACAGCCAAGCAGACGGTGACCGTTTACTCCCATAACATCAAGGCAGTAAGAGAGATAAAAAGCGCTCTTGGTCGCCTTGGTAAACAGGGAATTGTCTTCACCAGTGCCAACTATCAGGGACAGACCGAGTATATCTTTAACCGCCTGAACGAGGTGAAACCGGAGATGATCGAAGAGGCCACCAAAAAGGCTCGAGAGGTGGCAGAAAAATTTGCCAGCGATTCCGAGAGTCGACTGGGTAAGATCAAACGAGCATCTCAAGGACAGTTCAGTATCGGTGCCCGCGACAGAAACAACCCTCATATCAAAAAGATACGGGTTGTCTCCACGGTGGAATACTATCTCGCCGACTAA